In Antechinus flavipes isolate AdamAnt ecotype Samford, QLD, Australia chromosome 3, AdamAnt_v2, whole genome shotgun sequence, a genomic segment contains:
- the LOC127556871 gene encoding zinc finger protein OZF-like, with protein MTNLTVEAPEKVLSQEGYLSEWTLFPKETSSGQRDYECTDFERKSGHSRSCFHNRLKNRSHYQPIFIPYQRNKRSSDCEDCRRVVSQNIHPVQHQRIHTVKKPFECKECGKSFSWSSGLTEHQRIHTGEKPYKCKKCEKAFSQSSTLTRHERIHTKEKPYKCKECGKAFNRSSILTQHKRVHTEEKPYKCKDCGKYFRQTSALITHKRIHSGEKPYECKECGKAFRQSSALSKHHKVHTEEKFYKCKECGKAFRQSLTLIQHKRGHTEKKFYKCKECGKTFSQNSVLRQHQRVHTAEKPFKCKECGKAFTYSSSLIKHKRIHSGEKPYKCDECGSAFRHKSYLTEHLRIHTEEKHYKCKECGKAFTRSSHLIQHHKIHTGEKPYKCKECGKAFSQISALIMHERIHSGEKPYKCEECGKSFSQRSNLAQHRKIHTGERPYKCKECGKAFSQSSALTTHERIHSGEKPYECGKCGKSFSQRSNLTQHQRIHTGEKHECP; from the coding sequence ATGACAAATCTTACAGTGGAGGCTCCAGAGAAAGTCCTTTCCCAAGAAGGATACCTCAGTGAATGGACTCTCTTTCCCAAGGAAACATCCAGTGGTCAGAGGGACTATGAATGTACTGACTTTGAGAGAAAATCTGGGCACTCAAGATCATGCTTTCATAACAGATTGAAGAATCGCTCTCATTACCAGCCAATCTTTATTCCATATCAGAGGAATAAGAGATCCTCTGACTGTGAGGACTGCAGAAGGGTTGTGAGCCAGAACATACATCCTGTCCAACATCAGAGGATTCATACTGTAAAGAAACCATTTGAATGTAAAGAATGTGGAAAGTCTTTTAGTTGGAGTTCAGGACTTACTGAacaccagagaattcacactggagagaaaccgtacaaatgtaaaaaatgtgaGAAGGCCTTCAGCCAAAGCTCAACACTTACTCGCCATGAGAGAATTCACACTAAAGAGAAACCATATAAATGTAaggaatgtgggaaggcctttaATAGAAGCTCAATCCTTACTCAGCACAAGAGAGTGCACACTGAAGAGAAACCGTATAAATGTAAAGACTGTGGAAAATATTTCCGCCAGACTTCAGCTCTTATTACACACAAAAGAATTCACAGTGGAGAAAAACCCTATGAGTGTAAGGAATGTGGTAAAGCCTTTAGGCAAAGCTCAGCACTTAGTAAACACCACAAAGTTCACACtgaagagaaattttataaatgtaaggAGTGTGGGAAGGCCTTCCGGCAGAGTTTAACCCTTATTCAACATAAGAGGGGTCACACTGAAAAGAAATTctataaatgtaaagaatgtgggaaaaccttTAGTCAGAACTCTGTCCTGAGACAGCACCAGAGAGTTCACACTGCAGAAAAACCATTTAAATGTAAagaatgtggaaaggcctttacCTACTCTTCATCCCTTATTAAACATAAGAGAATTCACAGTGGAGAAAAACCCTACAAATGTGATGAATGTGGCTCAGCCTTCAGGCATAAGTCATATCTTACGGAACACCTGAGGATACACACCGAAGAGAAACATTATAAATGTAAGGAATGTGGGAAGGCTTTTACTCGAAGCTCCCACCTTATTCAACATCATaaaattcacactggagagaaaccctataaatgcaaggaatgtgggaaggccttcagcCAGATCTCCGCCCTCATTATGCACGAAAGAATTCAcagtggagagaaaccttataaatgtgaGGAATGTGGAAAATCTTTCAGCCAGCGCTCAAATCTTGCTCAGCATCGGAAAATCCACACGGGCGAGAGaccttataaatgtaaagaatgtgggaaggccttcagcCAGAGCTCAGCCCTTACtacacatgaaagaattcacagtggagaaaaaccttatgaatgtggGAAATGTGGAAAATCATTCAGTCAGCGCTCAAACCTCactcaacatcagagaatccacactggagagaaacatGAATGCCCCTGA